Proteins co-encoded in one Natronorubrum daqingense genomic window:
- the ggt gene encoding gamma-glutamyltransferase, which translates to MTNRRTFLERFGSETAVTGVIGANAPGGSGIGAAERNEYSPSSTGEFEYPWQFIGRRSAVMARNGMVATSHPLAAETGVRVLQNGGNAADAAVAVAAELAFVEPHMTTLGGDVVALTHFDGEYKALNGTGYAPAAADVETYREKIDETDGDASPSIPSEGPLSVTVPGVVDGLYRLSDRYGDLPFADVLQPAIQHARDGVPITEYIATQWEAAAPRVASFESFRETYLENGETLPPESVFTNRALAESLERIANEGIETMYGGQLGQQIVNRVQEHDGLLELEDLEGFESNWNDPISTEYQGYEVLEHPPNTIGVVALEALNIVEHLELPDEPTDPDRLHKLIEAIKIAFTDAEEYLGDPLDADVPLESKLDEAYARERATEIGESVGEYEPEAGDTPNSNTVYLTVVDRNGNAVSMLTSGYKPFGSGLVVGGFTLQNHATEFSLDSADPNAIEPRKRPFHTLIPGMLAENGEFRASFGVMGGSMMPQGHLQLLANTFESGLNPQAAIDVPRFRFEDGHEVALETTRLPEETVDSLRERGHEIVLESEYFEPDANHFGGAQFIYRDSDGTLIGGSDPRRDGQAIGF; encoded by the coding sequence GTGACAAACAGACGGACGTTCCTCGAGCGATTCGGTTCTGAAACGGCAGTAACCGGTGTTATCGGGGCCAACGCACCGGGTGGGAGTGGTATCGGGGCCGCCGAACGCAACGAGTATAGTCCGTCTTCGACGGGTGAATTCGAGTACCCGTGGCAGTTTATCGGCCGTCGCTCGGCCGTCATGGCCCGAAACGGAATGGTCGCGACGAGCCATCCACTGGCGGCAGAGACGGGGGTTCGCGTCCTTCAGAACGGTGGAAACGCGGCCGATGCGGCCGTCGCCGTCGCGGCCGAACTCGCGTTCGTCGAACCACACATGACCACGCTCGGCGGCGATGTCGTCGCGCTCACGCACTTCGACGGCGAGTACAAGGCGCTCAACGGAACGGGCTACGCACCGGCCGCCGCCGACGTCGAAACCTATCGCGAGAAAATTGACGAGACGGACGGGGACGCGTCTCCGAGTATTCCGTCCGAAGGGCCACTATCTGTAACGGTCCCCGGCGTCGTCGACGGGCTCTATCGGCTGTCGGATCGCTACGGGGACCTCCCGTTCGCCGACGTGCTTCAGCCAGCGATTCAACACGCCAGGGACGGCGTCCCGATCACCGAGTACATCGCCACCCAGTGGGAAGCCGCCGCGCCGAGAGTCGCCTCGTTCGAGTCGTTTCGAGAGACCTACCTCGAGAACGGTGAAACGCTGCCTCCCGAATCCGTCTTCACGAATCGCGCGCTCGCGGAATCGCTCGAGCGAATTGCAAACGAGGGCATTGAGACGATGTACGGAGGGCAGTTAGGACAACAGATCGTCAATCGCGTGCAAGAACACGATGGGTTACTCGAACTCGAGGACCTGGAGGGGTTCGAGAGCAACTGGAACGACCCGATCAGCACGGAATACCAGGGGTACGAGGTACTCGAACACCCACCCAACACGATCGGCGTCGTCGCACTCGAGGCGTTGAACATCGTCGAGCACCTCGAGTTGCCCGACGAACCGACCGATCCAGACCGACTCCACAAACTGATCGAAGCGATCAAAATCGCCTTCACGGACGCCGAGGAGTACCTCGGGGACCCACTCGACGCGGACGTCCCGCTCGAGTCGAAACTCGACGAAGCGTACGCTCGCGAGCGTGCAACAGAGATCGGCGAGTCGGTCGGGGAGTACGAACCCGAGGCCGGCGACACACCGAATTCGAATACGGTCTATCTCACCGTCGTCGACCGGAACGGAAACGCCGTCTCGATGCTCACCAGCGGCTACAAGCCCTTCGGCAGTGGCCTCGTCGTCGGCGGCTTCACGCTCCAAAACCACGCGACAGAGTTTAGTCTCGACTCGGCGGACCCGAACGCGATCGAACCGAGAAAGCGTCCGTTCCACACGCTCATCCCCGGCATGCTCGCCGAGAACGGCGAGTTTCGTGCTTCGTTCGGCGTCATGGGTGGATCGATGATGCCACAGGGACACCTCCAGTTGCTGGCTAACACGTTCGAGTCCGGGTTGAACCCCCAGGCAGCGATCGACGTTCCCCGATTTAGATTCGAGGACGGCCACGAGGTCGCCCTCGAGACGACGCGACTGCCCGAGGAGACCGTCGACTCGTTGCGCGAGCGAGGCCACGAAATCGTCCTTGAGTCGGAGTACTTCGAACCGGATGCGAATCACTTCGGTGGCGCACAGTTCATCTACCGCGATTCGGATGGAACGTTGATCGGCGGTTCCGATCCACGACGGGATGGACAGGCGATCGGGTTCTAA
- a CDS encoding DUF7344 domain-containing protein yields MGGTRITVDTIFELCRSRHRRLVLAKLSNRSRPMTVDELTAVLVEHERTQPSHSSSANESDRVALSLHHVHLPKLAAHDLIEYDRTDGYLEPTATFDRHESKITAVIDATESTFDTPRDCQ; encoded by the coding sequence ATGGGTGGAACGCGGATTACTGTTGACACCATATTCGAATTGTGTCGAAGTAGACACCGTCGCCTCGTTCTCGCGAAACTGTCGAATCGATCTCGACCGATGACGGTCGACGAACTCACTGCGGTGCTCGTCGAACACGAGCGAACGCAACCGTCCCACTCGTCATCGGCGAACGAATCTGATCGCGTCGCCCTGTCGCTTCATCACGTCCACCTTCCCAAATTAGCCGCACACGACCTCATCGAATACGACCGCACCGACGGGTATCTCGAGCCGACAGCCACGTTCGACCGCCACGAATCCAAGATAACTGCCGTCATCGACGCGACCGAGTCGACGTTCGACACCCCACGAGATTGCCAGTAA
- a CDS encoding potassium channel family protein: MEWLYLALGVVVLVAVVVDILWTTLWVDGGSGPLSARLTTWTWRGLRRVSSDHPLGLSLAGPLILALTLAMWIALLWLGWTLLFAGDETALVSTHTGDPADWSGRFYYVAYTMFTNGNGDYTPTTGAWEIASSLTTATGMAFVTLGVSYILTVLGAVSEKRSFASDVTGLGERSEAFVRAGWTDEDEFSGLDLPLESLSAQLSVLADQHKAYPILHYYHSERPSRASAMAVPIFDEALTIFRHGVSEEHQPNPTLVENARSSVDSYLDTLDTAFIDPADEVPPPPALERVREEQIRTAADGEFESALDDLSMRRRKLLGVVRADAWYWPPLEE; encoded by the coding sequence ATGGAGTGGCTGTATCTGGCTCTGGGAGTGGTCGTGCTCGTCGCTGTGGTCGTCGATATTCTCTGGACGACGCTCTGGGTCGACGGTGGGTCCGGTCCCCTTTCAGCGCGGTTGACCACGTGGACCTGGCGTGGTCTCCGGCGAGTGAGCAGTGATCACCCACTGGGGTTGAGTCTCGCCGGCCCATTGATCCTCGCGTTGACGCTCGCGATGTGGATCGCGTTACTGTGGCTCGGATGGACGTTGCTCTTCGCCGGTGACGAAACCGCGCTCGTCAGCACCCACACCGGCGATCCAGCGGACTGGTCCGGACGGTTCTACTACGTCGCGTACACGATGTTTACGAACGGGAACGGCGACTACACCCCGACGACAGGAGCGTGGGAAATCGCGAGTTCGCTGACGACCGCGACGGGGATGGCGTTCGTGACGCTCGGCGTCTCATACATCCTCACCGTGCTCGGTGCCGTCTCCGAAAAACGCTCGTTCGCGAGCGACGTCACCGGCCTCGGCGAGCGAAGCGAAGCCTTCGTTCGCGCCGGGTGGACCGACGAGGACGAATTTTCCGGGCTGGACCTCCCACTCGAGTCGCTGTCGGCCCAACTCTCCGTCCTCGCCGATCAGCACAAGGCGTACCCGATTCTCCACTACTACCACAGCGAACGCCCCTCTCGAGCCTCCGCGATGGCCGTCCCCATCTTCGACGAGGCGCTGACCATCTTCCGCCACGGCGTCAGCGAGGAGCACCAACCGAATCCGACGTTAGTCGAGAACGCTCGCTCGAGCGTCGATAGCTACCTGGATACGCTCGACACGGCGTTCATCGACCCCGCCGACGAGGTGCCGCCACCACCCGCTCTCGAGCGCGTTCGCGAGGAACAGATTCGGACCGCCGCCGACGGCGAGTTCGAGTCGGCCCTCGATGACCTCTCTATGCGCCGTCGAAAGCTCCTCGGCGTAGTCCGCGCCGATGCGTGGTACTGGCCGCCACTCGAGGAGTGA
- a CDS encoding universal stress protein, translated as MPTRILIPFDDSEPARQALEYAVDLFPDGEFVALTVVDVTTMPFIPNSATDAQARDRLEELFGESDESTSVDDHLQTAESLANELGVDLETRMRLGSPAQEIVEFAETESIDHVVIGSRGRSGMRRVVLGSVAEVVVRHSPAPVTVVR; from the coding sequence ATGCCCACCCGGATCCTTATCCCGTTCGACGACTCCGAACCCGCACGCCAGGCCCTCGAGTACGCCGTCGACCTCTTTCCCGACGGCGAGTTCGTCGCGTTGACCGTCGTCGACGTGACGACGATGCCGTTCATCCCGAACAGTGCAACCGACGCGCAAGCTCGTGACCGACTCGAGGAACTCTTCGGAGAATCGGACGAATCCACCTCCGTCGACGATCACCTGCAAACCGCCGAATCGCTCGCGAACGAATTGGGCGTCGACCTCGAGACGCGAATGCGACTCGGATCGCCGGCCCAAGAAATAGTCGAGTTCGCCGAGACCGAATCGATCGACCACGTGGTGATCGGAAGTCGCGGCCGCTCCGGTATGCGACGCGTCGTTCTCGGGAGTGTCGCCGAAGTCGTCGTCCGACACTCCCCAGCGCCGGTGACGGTCGTTCGCTAA
- a CDS encoding helix-turn-helix domain-containing protein has translation MAAEATFTVPAAQFPLGTVFDQLPSVTVELERIIPAQDVVVPYFWVRGTTVDDVENSFTEHPGVEDIRFVDSVDDQHLLRAEWTLEYDGVLRAISEGNVALIEAVGTSDQWTFETRADTRQDISEFQNRCREYGVPIRLTKLHALTPLESDISGTLTDTQLETLVLAYDRGYFNSPRDVTMAELGAELGISQQAVASRIRRGLDQLLETTLADVTSNE, from the coding sequence ATGGCAGCTGAGGCGACGTTTACGGTTCCGGCAGCGCAGTTCCCACTCGGGACGGTTTTCGATCAACTGCCGAGTGTCACGGTCGAACTCGAGCGAATTATTCCCGCACAGGACGTCGTCGTCCCGTACTTCTGGGTCCGCGGGACGACGGTCGACGACGTGGAGAACTCGTTCACCGAGCATCCGGGAGTCGAGGACATTCGATTCGTCGATTCCGTCGACGATCAACACCTCCTGCGCGCCGAGTGGACCCTCGAGTACGACGGCGTATTGCGGGCGATTTCAGAGGGGAACGTGGCGCTCATCGAAGCCGTCGGGACGAGCGACCAGTGGACGTTCGAAACCCGCGCCGATACCCGACAAGATATCTCGGAGTTCCAGAACCGATGTCGGGAGTACGGTGTCCCGATTCGACTGACGAAGCTACACGCGCTCACGCCACTCGAGTCCGATATCAGCGGGACGCTCACGGACACACAACTGGAGACCCTGGTGCTCGCGTACGACCGGGGATACTTCAACTCACCTCGCGACGTGACGATGGCGGAACTCGGAGCCGAACTCGGCATCTCACAGCAAGCCGTGGCGTCTCGCATTCGGCGTGGGCTCGATCAACTCCTCGAGACGACGCTTGCCGACGTCACCTCGAACGAGTAA
- the gyrB gene encoding DNA topoisomerase (ATP-hydrolyzing) subunit B translates to MSQESEYGAGQIQVLEGLEAVRKRPAMYIGSTDSRGLHHLVYEVVDNSIDEALAGHCDDITVTIHEDDSVSVADDGRGIPVDTHEEYDRPALEVILTVLHAGGKFDNKSYQVSGGLHGVGVSVVNALSERLEAEVKRNGSVFEHAFEGGEPVGDMERVRDMDADEETGTQVRFWPDTGIFESDGFSFSTLSNRLRELAFLNSDVRITLRDEREAAGEGEGIVEETYEYEGGIREFVTYLNETRSAMHEDIIYFEDQEQNIQIEVAMQATEELQGSIHAFANNINTREGGTHLTGFKTALTRTINDYAQDNDLLSDLEENLKGEDIREGLTAVISIKHPDPQFEGQTKTKLGNSEVRGIVESAMHEGLGTYFEEHPDTAQAIVMKAVEAAKARKAAQKAEELTRRKSALESTSLPGKLADCQTKDPEKAELFIAEGDSAGGSAKQARNPEFQAVLPIKGKILNVEKHRLDRILENDEIRNMITAIGAGIGDEFDVEDVRYKKIIMATDADVDGAHIRTLMLTFFYRHMRPLLEGGYVYATQPPLYRIRYRGETYDAMTDAERDEIVEEKCDGNPTQVQRFKGLGEMNPEQLWETTMNPDNRILKQITVEDAAAADKMFSVLMGDAVEPRKQFIKDNAPEAEWIDI, encoded by the coding sequence ATGTCCCAGGAAAGCGAGTACGGCGCTGGTCAAATTCAGGTCCTAGAAGGCCTGGAAGCCGTCAGAAAACGGCCAGCGATGTACATCGGCTCTACCGATTCTCGAGGACTCCACCATCTCGTCTACGAAGTGGTGGACAATTCGATCGACGAGGCACTGGCCGGCCACTGCGACGACATCACCGTCACCATCCACGAGGATGACTCGGTGAGCGTCGCAGACGACGGCCGTGGTATCCCCGTCGATACGCACGAAGAGTACGATCGCCCCGCACTCGAGGTGATTCTAACTGTCCTCCACGCAGGTGGGAAGTTCGACAATAAGTCCTACCAGGTCTCCGGCGGCCTCCACGGCGTCGGCGTGAGCGTCGTCAACGCGCTCTCCGAGCGCCTCGAGGCCGAGGTTAAACGCAACGGGAGCGTCTTCGAACACGCCTTCGAAGGCGGCGAACCCGTCGGCGACATGGAGCGCGTTCGAGACATGGATGCGGACGAAGAGACCGGAACGCAGGTCCGGTTCTGGCCCGACACCGGAATCTTCGAATCGGATGGGTTCTCGTTCTCGACGCTCTCGAATCGGCTTCGGGAACTCGCCTTCCTCAACTCCGACGTGCGGATCACGCTGCGCGACGAGCGCGAAGCGGCCGGAGAGGGCGAGGGAATCGTCGAAGAGACCTACGAGTACGAGGGCGGCATCCGCGAGTTCGTCACCTACCTCAACGAGACGCGCTCGGCGATGCACGAGGACATCATCTACTTCGAGGACCAAGAACAGAACATTCAGATCGAAGTCGCGATGCAGGCCACCGAGGAACTGCAGGGCTCGATCCACGCCTTTGCGAACAACATCAACACGCGTGAAGGCGGCACTCACCTCACCGGCTTCAAAACAGCCCTCACGCGGACCATAAACGACTACGCACAGGACAACGACTTGCTCTCCGACCTGGAGGAGAACCTCAAGGGTGAAGATATCCGCGAAGGACTCACTGCGGTCATCTCGATCAAACATCCAGACCCGCAGTTCGAAGGCCAGACGAAGACCAAACTCGGTAACTCGGAAGTTCGTGGCATCGTCGAGAGCGCGATGCACGAGGGGCTGGGAACGTACTTCGAGGAACACCCAGACACCGCACAGGCCATCGTGATGAAGGCCGTCGAGGCCGCGAAAGCCCGGAAAGCGGCTCAGAAAGCCGAAGAGTTGACGCGCCGGAAGTCCGCCCTCGAGTCCACCTCGCTCCCCGGAAAGCTGGCCGACTGCCAGACCAAAGATCCAGAGAAAGCAGAACTGTTCATCGCGGAGGGTGACTCCGCAGGCGGCAGCGCGAAGCAGGCTCGAAATCCGGAGTTCCAGGCGGTACTTCCCATCAAGGGGAAGATCTTGAACGTCGAGAAACACCGTCTCGATCGCATTCTCGAAAACGACGAGATACGGAACATGATCACCGCCATCGGCGCGGGGATCGGCGACGAGTTCGACGTCGAAGACGTGCGCTACAAGAAGATCATCATGGCGACGGACGCCGACGTCGACGGGGCGCACATCCGGACGCTGATGCTGACGTTCTTCTACCGGCACATGCGTCCGCTGCTCGAGGGTGGCTACGTCTACGCGACTCAGCCGCCGCTGTACCGTATTCGCTACCGCGGGGAAACCTACGACGCGATGACAGACGCCGAACGCGACGAGATCGTCGAAGAGAAGTGCGACGGCAATCCAACCCAGGTCCAGCGGTTCAAGGGACTGGGCGAGATGAACCCCGAACAGCTCTGGGAGACGACGATGAATCCCGACAACCGGATTCTCAAGCAGATCACCGTCGAGGACGCGGCTGCGGCCGACAAGATGTTCTCGGTGTTGATGGGCGACGCCGTCGAACCCCGAAAGCAGTTCATCAAGGACAACGCGCCGGAAGCGGAATGGATTGACATCTAA
- a CDS encoding sulfite exporter TauE/SafE family protein — protein sequence MLGFPFELTLVLLLVSIAFFAGIGITTIGPGGIFVTIALYSLTPLASGEVAGTAHATFVVTGLVGSVAYLYSGEMDTGESRAIAVILSASSIVGALAGAYINSFVPRAVFGILLGAVSMAVGAIILYRERRGFTPLYDLDALERQGQLALAGLGVLLGVCSGLLGIGGPVLAVPALVLIGVPMLLAVAVAQVQSIFIAAFATAGYALQGEVILPLAVAIGSPLLLGVVMGWKIAYMIEPERLKVVLGVVLLGVGPYLAL from the coding sequence ATGCTTGGATTTCCGTTCGAACTCACTCTCGTCTTGTTGCTCGTCTCGATCGCCTTCTTCGCCGGCATCGGAATCACGACGATCGGTCCCGGTGGCATCTTCGTCACCATCGCCCTCTACTCGCTGACGCCGCTCGCCTCGGGCGAGGTCGCGGGGACCGCCCACGCGACGTTCGTCGTCACCGGTCTCGTCGGTAGCGTCGCCTACCTCTACTCCGGCGAGATGGACACCGGCGAGAGTCGCGCGATCGCCGTTATTTTGAGCGCCTCGAGTATCGTCGGTGCCCTCGCCGGGGCGTACATCAACTCGTTCGTGCCGCGAGCCGTGTTCGGAATCCTGCTCGGAGCCGTGTCGATGGCCGTCGGCGCTATTATCCTCTATCGAGAACGACGAGGCTTCACCCCGTTGTACGACCTCGACGCACTCGAGCGACAGGGGCAACTCGCGCTCGCGGGTCTCGGCGTGCTTCTTGGCGTCTGTAGCGGCCTGTTGGGGATCGGTGGGCCCGTGTTGGCCGTCCCGGCCCTGGTGTTGATCGGCGTCCCCATGTTACTCGCCGTCGCCGTCGCGCAGGTCCAGTCGATCTTTATCGCGGCGTTTGCCACCGCAGGGTACGCCTTGCAGGGAGAGGTTATCTTACCACTTGCCGTCGCCATCGGCTCTCCGCTGCTCCTCGGCGTCGTCATGGGGTGGAAGATCGCCTATATGATCGAACCGGAACGCCTCAAGGTCGTCCTCGGGGTCGTCCTCCTCGGCGTCGGTCCGTACCTCGCGCTGTAG
- the gyrA gene encoding DNA gyrase subunit A: protein MSSDVPDPTDIEARAVENVRIEDEMEQSYIDYAMSVIAGRALPDVRDGLKPVHRRILYAMHEMGVTSGSSHRKSSSIVGETMGDYHPHGDSAIYDTLVRMAQDFSMRYPLVDGQGNFGSMDGDPAAAPRYTEARMAPVSEELLEDIGKDTVDFSANYDDRLQEPDVLPAAFPNLLVNGSSGIAVGMSTNIPPHNLGEVIDATIELIDNPDATVEDLMDHVKGPDFPTGANIVGRDAIYSAYKTGRGRIRVRAEFEVEEWKNGRERIVITELPYQSNKARLVERIAEDVTEGKIEGVSDLRDESDRDGVRVVVECKRGANVEVVKNQLLENHLERTFGVINLSLVDGQPQVLSLRETLEEYITHRRNVVRRRSEYDLGEAEDRAHILEGRLKALENVDDVVDLIQNSEDRDDARAGLQSEFDFSEDQAAHIVRMQLGSLTSMEAAEIEDEYDDVTAEIERLTSILESESELLTVIKDELREVKDEYDDDRRTSIIEDTGTVTHEDLIPEEEVFVVMTEDDYVKRMPIDQFDPQGRGGKGIIGADVKEDDRVTTVFQANTHDFLLCFTNQGKVYQLKTYEIPEMGRTARGKSAVNILDLDPREEITAIVDTDAFGDEEYVTMATRHGYVKRTAGEEFDNIRSTGIIAADLEDGDELVDVEVTDGSQDLVIATEGGMTIRFDESEARAMGRTARGVNGIKLEGEDAVAGLVATDEDDGQALLTVTRNGYGKRTRLAEYRTQSRYGKGLIDIKTGERNGPVTTVKAVSDADHLVLMSERGQIVRTRADEISEVGRNTMGVIVMDVDEGDAVASVDDIPAAVAADDEH, encoded by the coding sequence ATGAGTTCAGACGTCCCCGATCCGACTGATATCGAAGCGCGGGCGGTCGAAAACGTCCGCATCGAAGACGAGATGGAACAGAGCTACATCGACTACGCGATGTCCGTTATCGCGGGTCGAGCCCTCCCGGACGTTCGGGACGGGTTGAAACCAGTCCACCGACGCATCCTCTACGCGATGCACGAGATGGGCGTCACCAGCGGCTCGAGTCACCGCAAGTCCTCCTCGATCGTCGGGGAGACGATGGGTGACTACCACCCCCACGGGGACAGCGCGATCTACGACACACTGGTCCGCATGGCCCAGGACTTCTCGATGCGCTACCCGCTCGTCGACGGCCAGGGGAACTTTGGTTCGATGGACGGCGATCCGGCCGCAGCACCCCGGTACACGGAGGCTCGAATGGCCCCCGTTTCCGAGGAACTGCTCGAGGATATCGGAAAGGACACGGTCGACTTCTCGGCGAACTACGACGATCGCTTACAGGAACCCGACGTCCTGCCCGCAGCGTTCCCGAACCTCCTCGTCAACGGCTCCTCGGGGATCGCCGTTGGCATGTCGACGAACATTCCGCCACACAACTTAGGCGAGGTCATCGACGCCACGATCGAGTTGATCGACAACCCCGACGCGACCGTCGAGGACCTGATGGACCACGTCAAGGGGCCAGACTTCCCGACCGGTGCGAACATCGTCGGCCGCGACGCCATCTACTCGGCGTACAAGACCGGCCGCGGGCGCATCCGCGTTCGCGCCGAGTTCGAGGTCGAAGAGTGGAAGAACGGCCGCGAGCGCATCGTCATTACCGAACTTCCCTACCAGTCGAACAAAGCTCGATTGGTCGAACGAATCGCCGAAGACGTTACCGAAGGGAAGATCGAGGGCGTCTCCGACCTGCGAGACGAATCCGACCGCGACGGCGTCCGCGTCGTCGTCGAGTGCAAACGCGGCGCGAACGTCGAGGTCGTCAAGAACCAACTCCTCGAGAACCACCTCGAGCGGACCTTCGGCGTCATCAACCTCTCGCTGGTCGACGGCCAACCACAGGTTCTCTCGCTGAGAGAAACCTTAGAGGAGTACATCACCCACCGACGAAACGTCGTCCGCCGGCGCAGTGAGTACGACCTCGGCGAGGCCGAAGACCGCGCGCACATCCTCGAGGGCCGACTGAAGGCACTCGAGAACGTCGACGATGTCGTCGACCTCATCCAGAACTCCGAGGACCGCGACGATGCGAGAGCTGGACTGCAGTCCGAATTTGACTTCTCCGAAGACCAGGCTGCACACATCGTTCGGATGCAACTGGGGAGTCTCACGTCGATGGAAGCGGCCGAGATCGAAGACGAGTACGACGACGTGACCGCCGAGATCGAACGGCTGACCTCGATCCTCGAGAGCGAGTCCGAACTGCTCACGGTTATCAAAGACGAACTTCGCGAGGTCAAAGACGAGTACGACGACGACCGACGGACGTCGATCATCGAGGACACGGGAACGGTCACGCACGAGGACCTCATCCCGGAAGAAGAGGTCTTCGTCGTCATGACCGAAGACGACTACGTCAAGCGGATGCCGATCGACCAGTTCGACCCCCAGGGTCGAGGCGGGAAAGGCATCATCGGCGCGGACGTCAAGGAAGACGACCGCGTGACGACGGTGTTCCAGGCGAACACCCACGACTTCCTCCTGTGCTTTACGAATCAGGGGAAGGTCTATCAGCTCAAGACCTACGAAATTCCCGAGATGGGCCGAACCGCCCGCGGGAAATCGGCCGTCAACATCCTCGACCTCGATCCGCGAGAGGAGATCACGGCCATCGTCGACACCGACGCCTTCGGCGACGAGGAGTACGTCACGATGGCGACTCGCCACGGCTACGTCAAGCGAACGGCCGGCGAAGAGTTCGACAACATTCGCTCGACGGGAATCATCGCGGCCGACTTAGAGGATGGCGACGAACTCGTCGACGTCGAGGTCACCGATGGTTCACAGGATCTCGTCATCGCAACGGAAGGCGGCATGACGATCCGCTTCGACGAATCCGAAGCCCGTGCGATGGGCCGAACCGCACGCGGTGTCAACGGTATCAAACTCGAGGGCGAGGACGCCGTCGCAGGACTCGTCGCAACCGACGAGGACGACGGACAGGCGCTGTTGACCGTGACGCGAAACGGCTACGGCAAACGGACTCGCCTCGCCGAGTATCGCACGCAATCGCGATACGGAAAGGGACTGATCGACATCAAAACCGGCGAGCGAAACGGCCCGGTCACGACCGTCAAAGCCGTCTCCGACGCCGACCACCTCGTGTTGATGAGCGAGCGCGGACAGATCGTCCGCACTCGAGCCGACGAAATCTCGGAAGTCGGCCGGAATACGATGGGCGTGATCGTTATGGATGTCGACGAAGGTGACGCCGTCGCGAGCGTCGACGACATCCCCGCCGCAGTCGCCGCTGACGACGAACACTGA
- a CDS encoding Rrf2 family transcriptional regulator yields the protein MSSIELTPSQKKILRALTNLHKESEAAIKGEDIAEQVDRNPGTIRNQMQSLKALQLVEGVPGPKGGYKPTASAYEALEIQQMDDPASVPLEHEGEAVEDVIVEEIDLSSVHHPELCRAEIHIQGAMSDISEDDAVIVGPTPLSKLRIEGRVDGKDDTNNILILRIEDMVAPAEEPAH from the coding sequence ATGTCATCAATCGAACTCACCCCCAGCCAGAAAAAGATTCTCCGCGCATTGACAAATCTCCACAAAGAATCGGAAGCAGCGATCAAAGGCGAGGATATCGCCGAGCAAGTCGATCGGAATCCGGGGACCATTCGCAACCAGATGCAGAGTCTGAAAGCGCTCCAACTCGTCGAAGGTGTACCGGGGCCAAAAGGTGGCTACAAGCCGACTGCCTCGGCCTACGAGGCACTCGAGATTCAACAGATGGACGATCCGGCGTCCGTCCCACTCGAGCACGAAGGCGAGGCAGTCGAAGACGTCATCGTCGAAGAGATCGATCTCTCGAGCGTTCACCATCCGGAACTCTGTCGTGCCGAGATCCACATTCAGGGGGCAATGAGTGATATCTCCGAGGACGACGCCGTCATCGTCGGCCCAACGCCACTCTCGAAACTCCGTATCGAGGGCCGCGTCGACGGCAAAGACGACACGAACAACATTCTCATCTTGCGCATCGAGGATATGGTCGCACCGGCCGAAGAACCGGCCCACTGA